The DNA region ATCACGCTCGTCGTCGCTGCACACCTCGCAGATCTGCGCTTCCGTGAACGTGTTGCACTTCTCGCAGTGCTGCAGGTGCTCGGTCGCGAACAGCAGCGACCGGCCGAGCCGCTCCGCGCCCTCCCGATCGTGCTGCATCAGGTGGTACGCCATGCGCTGCGCGGATTTCGGCCCGACGCCGGGCAGGACACGCAGCGCCTCGACGAGCGCGGACAGGGCGGACGGCTGTTTCATACGGCGGCTGGAGGCTGAACGGGCTGAACGGACGCTGCGCTCAGAACGGCAGCTTGAAGCCCGGGGGCAGCGGCAGGCCCGACGTCATGCCGCTCATCTTCTCCTGCGACGTCGCTTCGGCCTTGCGGACGGCATCGTTGAACGCGGCCGCGACCAGATCCTCGAGCATGTCCTTGTCGTCCGCGAGCAGGCTCGGGTCGATCGCCACGCGACGCACTTCGTTGCGGCACGTCATCGTCACCTTGACGAGGCCGGCGCCCGACTGCCCTTCGACTTCGATCTGCGCAAGCTGCTCCTGCATCTTCTTCATGTTTTCCTGCATTTGCTGCGCTTGCTTCATCAGTCCGGCGAGGTTGCCTTTCAACATGGGAATACTCCTTCTTGATCGTGTGAAAACCGGCACGCGGCGCATGCCGGTCAATGTGTGCGGGCGTGATTGTGCCTGTCGCGGTGCGATTCGTTCAATGCAACGTGGGCGGCGCGCCGTCCGGCGCCGAATCGGCGAGCGGCCGCACCGAGCCTTCGACGATACGCGCGCCGAAATCACGGACGAGCTGCTGGACGAACGGATCGCCGTGGATCTCCTGCTCGGCCTCGCGCTGGCGGGCCGCACGCGCGGCCGCATCGAGCGCCGCCGCGGTGCGCCGCGCGGGCCCGACCTCGACCGCGACCTCGACCGGCTTGCCGAGCGCGTCGGCCAGCGCAGCCTTCAGCTTCGCGACCTGGGCGGCGTCCGCATACTGCGGCACCGGCACGGACAGTTTCAACGTCGTCGCGTCGACGGCCGTCAGCTCGCTGTTGAACGCAAGCTGATACGCGACGCCCTTCAGCGGCAACCGTGCGGCCAGCGCCGGCCATTCGCCGTCGAAGCCGATCGGATCGAGCGCGATCGCGGGCGGCAGCGGGCGCGTGTCGACCGGTGCGGACGGACGGGCCTCCGCCGGCTTCGGCGCAATGCGCACGTCGTCGGGGCCGCTGTCGAATACCGGGACGAAGCCGTCGTCGGCCCCACCGCCGAACATCTCGTCGGCGCTGAGCGGCACGTATTCGTCCGGCGGGATGTCTTCCCACGGCGGCGGCGCCTGACGCGTGTCGGCAGCCTGCGGCGCGCGAGCTGCCGCACGCGGCGTCGGCACCTGCACGGCGGGACGCGACGGCGCCGGTTTGTCGGCGGCCGGCTGGGCCGCGGCCGATTTCGGCGCGGCGTCCGCTCGCGAGCGGTCGGACGACACGCGCATGCCGGCATTGCGCAGCACGTCGAGTGCGGCGGCTGCGCCACCGCGGGCCGACGGGCGCGCTGCAGGTGCTGCAGGCGCGGCCGGCGTGGCACGCGGCGCCGGTTCGGCAGGCGCTGCAGGTTCGTCGATGCGCTTGGCGACAGCAGGCGCCGCAGGTTCGTCGACGCGCTTGGCGACAGCAGGCGCCGCAGGTTCGTCGACACGCTTGGCGGCGGCAGACGGTTCAGGTTCGTTGCGCACGGCCGGCGGCGCGTCGCTCGCTGGTGCCACCTGAGGTGCCGGGTTCGCTTGCGGCTGCGGTGCGGCCGGCGCTTCGGCCGAAGCCGCAGCCGGCGTCGCGACAGG from Burkholderia ambifaria AMMD includes:
- a CDS encoding YbaB/EbfC family nucleoid-associated protein, whose amino-acid sequence is MLKGNLAGLMKQAQQMQENMKKMQEQLAQIEVEGQSGAGLVKVTMTCRNEVRRVAIDPSLLADDKDMLEDLVAAAFNDAVRKAEATSQEKMSGMTSGLPLPPGFKLPF